CTCCACCGCCGCCACGGAGATCCGCAGCCGCGTCAGGCCGAAGGCGTCCACGTACAGATCCATGCGGCGCAGCGCGGACGCCACCACGACGAGGGTGAGGACGCCGAGGACGCCGAGGACGCTTCGGACCAGGACGCGGTCGCCGGGACGGCCGCGGGGCGCCCAGCGCAGGGCGAGCACGATGACCGCCAGGGTGAGCAGCGTGACCCACAGCAGCTGCCAGAACCCCTGCCTGGCGTACTCGGCGCGCAGGAGGCCGGTCTCCTTCAGCACCTTGTCGTACCCGCCGAGCAGGACGACGAGCTGGAGCGCGACGAAGACCGCGAAGAGCAGGTCGAGCACGATCAGCGGAATGGCCCACTCCGCCCTCTTGCGGGCCCGCCCCGGAGCGACGGTGACGCGGTCCCAGCGCACCGGCGCCGCGGCGGTGTACGCGGCGGCGAGCGCGCCGAGGATCCCGAGGAGGAACAGCAGGACGCGCCAGGGGCTGTCGCCGAGGGTCACGTCCGGCGTCAGCCGGCCCAGGAGGTCCGCGAAGGCCGCGTCGGCGGCGGCGAACAGGGCTCCGAAGACGATGAGGAGCACGAGGGCGACGGCCGTGCTGCGCACCACCGCGCGGACGCGTCCACGGGAGTCGCCGGCCCTCTCGCGTACGCCGCGCAGGCCCCAGCGGGCCCCGGGGACCACCGAGGTGAGCAGGCCCCAGGAGCCGTGGAGCACGCCGGGCCACCGGCGTCCGCCGTGCAGGGCGAGCGATCCGAGCGCGAGGGCCGACACGACGGCGAGGAAGGTCGGCCAGCCGGCGTCCCTCAGCGCCGGGACCGCGAGCAGGCCGAGTCCTCCGGCAGCCCAGACGGCGGTCCACGGCCTGAGCCGGCGGCCGGCGGCCCTGGCCGCGAAGTACGCGGCCAGGGCCGCGGGCACCGCCACGATCAGCAGGTTGACGCCCAGGCCGTCGCCGAGCAGCAGTGCGCAGGCCAGACCGGTGGCGAGCACCGACAGGAGCGTCGCGCCCCCGACGGGCGACGGCGCCGGGGGCCGCAGCCGGGTCAGGAGGCCCGGCTCCGGCTGCCGCGGCGCCGGGCGCCGCCAGGGGTCGGCGGAGGGCCGGGAGCCCTGGAGGCGGGCCGGTGCCGCGGGTGCGTCCGGGCCGGTGCCCTGGGCGGGGACGGCCGGTCCCGCCTTCTCCGCGCCGGTGCCGTCCGCCCCGCCCCGGCCCGCGCGGTCCGCCCCGGCGTCCTCCGCCCCGGCCCGGTCGGCTCCGTCCGCCGCCGCCGGGTCCGCACCCTCCGCCCGGACCTCCCCACCGGGGCTTCCCGGACCGGCGGCCTCCTGCCGTGACGGCGCGCCGGGGGCGTCCGGTGCGGCAGGCTCGCCGGGCGTGCCGGGTGCTCCGGCGGTTCCGGACACGTGATCGGACATGGGCCCTCCCCCCACCGGGTCCCGTCCGTACGGCCATGTCGCGGCACGGCGGCCCCGGCGTCTCATGAACACGCGCCTTCAAGATCGATGAGGGCGGTGTGGCCGAAAGAGTAGCCGCGCCACGGGGGTACGGGCGGTCCGTGGAGCCGCTGTGGCGGGACCGTGACACAGAAGCCCCGCAATCAGGGCGTCCGCCGTACGGCCCGTCCCCGTCCCGCCGGGCCTCCCGGCACCGGAGACGGCACAGGACCGCGGCCGGACGGCCGGATGTCAGCCGGCCGCCGCGGGGAGCCAGGCCGGCAGCGCCTCGGTCCTGTCGGCCCAGCCGGCGGGCGGGGCGCCCGCCGCGGCGGAAGCGACCACACCGCCGACGATCGCGCAGGTGGTGTCCACGTCCCCGCCGGCCTGGGCCGTCACCCAGAACGCCTCTTCGAAGTCACCGAGCGCCCGCGCCGCCGACCAGAGGGAGAACGGCACGGTGTCGTGGGCACTCGTACGGCGCCCGTTGCCCAGGACCGCGGCGACCGTCCCGGCGTCCTGGTAGTCCAGCATGTCCCGCGCCCTGCGCAGCCCCTGTCCGACCGCGCTGCGCGGCACGAGCGCCACGACGCCGTCGAGCAGTTCCCCGGGCGCCGGCGGCCCGCCGGGCGCGGCGACCAGCGCGGCGGCCGCCGCCACGGCCATGGCCCCCACGACGGCTTCGCGGTGCTGGTGGGTGGTGTAGGAGGAGATCTCGGCCTGGTGCGTGGCCTGCTCCGGGTCGTCGGCGTACCAGGCCCCCAGCGGGGCGATACGCATGGCGGAACCGTTTCCCCAGGAGCCCTGGCCCTGGAAGAGGCCGGAAGCCAGCTTCCGCCAGTCGTCGCCCTCCCTGACCAGTCGCAGCAGGCGGTTCACCGCGGGGCCGTAGCCCCGGTCGAAGTCGTGGTGCCGGGCGAACGACTCGGCGAGCGCGTCCTGGTCGATGCGGTGGTGGGCGGCGAGCACGGCGAGTACGGAGCACGCCATCTCGGTGTCGTCGGTCCACTGCCAGTCGCCGGGCGGCAGGGAGCGGTCCTGGAGGAGGGGGTAGTTGGCCGGGACGAAGAACTGGGAGCCGAGGGCGTCACCCACGGACAGTCCGCGCAGGCTGGCCAGAGCGCGTTCGAAGCGTTTGTCGGAAGCGGAGTCAGCGGTCATCGCCACGCCACTCTATCCGGTGCGGCCGTACGGCTCGGG
This DNA window, taken from Streptomyces nitrosporeus, encodes the following:
- a CDS encoding DUF4153 domain-containing protein is translated as MSDHVSGTAGAPGTPGEPAAPDAPGAPSRQEAAGPGSPGGEVRAEGADPAAADGADRAGAEDAGADRAGRGGADGTGAEKAGPAVPAQGTGPDAPAAPARLQGSRPSADPWRRPAPRQPEPGLLTRLRPPAPSPVGGATLLSVLATGLACALLLGDGLGVNLLIVAVPAALAAYFAARAAGRRLRPWTAVWAAGGLGLLAVPALRDAGWPTFLAVVSALALGSLALHGGRRWPGVLHGSWGLLTSVVPGARWGLRGVRERAGDSRGRVRAVVRSTAVALVLLIVFGALFAAADAAFADLLGRLTPDVTLGDSPWRVLLFLLGILGALAAAYTAAAPVRWDRVTVAPGRARKRAEWAIPLIVLDLLFAVFVALQLVVLLGGYDKVLKETGLLRAEYARQGFWQLLWVTLLTLAVIVLALRWAPRGRPGDRVLVRSVLGVLGVLTLVVVASALRRMDLYVDAFGLTRLRISVAAVELWLGVVVLLILLAGVLGARLLPRAVAVSAAAGVLAFGLASPDGVIAGQNVQRYEDGKPIDIGYLRDLSADAVPALDKLPEPLRSCSLERIERILAASGEPWYATSLGEARARDILEKRPAKEHGSWCYGAVPGFGERDADGDSREDPDAYDPY
- a CDS encoding ADP-ribosylglycohydrolase family protein, producing MTADSASDKRFERALASLRGLSVGDALGSQFFVPANYPLLQDRSLPPGDWQWTDDTEMACSVLAVLAAHHRIDQDALAESFARHHDFDRGYGPAVNRLLRLVREGDDWRKLASGLFQGQGSWGNGSAMRIAPLGAWYADDPEQATHQAEISSYTTHQHREAVVGAMAVAAAAALVAAPGGPPAPGELLDGVVALVPRSAVGQGLRRARDMLDYQDAGTVAAVLGNGRRTSAHDTVPFSLWSAARALGDFEEAFWVTAQAGGDVDTTCAIVGGVVASAAAGAPPAGWADRTEALPAWLPAAAG